In Gimesia chilikensis, the DNA window ATCACCTTACGCAGGGCTGTCTTCAGCCCTGCGTTTTTTAAGGAGTGAGTTTCTTTGGAGATCACCTACCATGAGGAAATCCTCGCTCCCATCGAAATCGTCTTCGACTTTTTGAATGACGATGAAAAGATGAAACTCTGGATGGAAGGGCTCGAGTCGACCGAGTATCCCGAAGGAAAAAACGATGACGATCCTGTGGGCACGATCTTTGTGCAAACCATCCGGGAAGGTGGGCACTCACAGCAGTATGCGGGTATCGTCACCGAATACGATCCTCCCACACTGATCGGCGTGCAGCTGCAGAGCAATGCCTTTCGCGTCGACGTCACCTATGAACTGACTGACCGGGGACGCAAAACCGATCTGGACTACACCTGCGAGCTGGTCTTCGCTTCCCTGTTCTATCGTATCATCGGTGTACTCTTCAAAGGTCTGACAAATCGGATCCTGAAAAACCAGATGAAATTACTGAAACAGCTGTCAGAACAGGCAGCCGTCCGCCGCTCTCCTCCACCGGAAGCGTAGGGCTACTTCTTCTTTTTCTTCTGCTCGCTGGCCAGTTCCTCGGGGGTTTTCGGCCCCAGGTTATAGAGCCGTGCCGTCTTGTCGTAACAGGCCACGCACATCCGCAGACCGTCCGGATGAAAATCCAGATCGTAAGGCACGCTCTTCACCTTCTGAGAAACGAACGGCTTCTCTTCTCCCAGTTTCCAGAACCAGATCATCCCGGAAGAATTCCCCCCGGCCGCGGCGATGAAATCGTTCTCCGGATGAAACCGCACGCCCCAGCAGGTTCCTTTGAAGTTATCGCTGGGAGTCATCACCGCTAACCGCTTGCCGGTCTCCCAGTCGAACAGAATCACGGTCGGCACACCGATGCCTGCGAACGCATTGGAAACTTCGCCGATCCCGCTGATGGCGAAATACTTTCCATCGTGGCTGATATCCATCCCGCGTACGCCGCCGATATGACCATGAAAAGTAGGGTCGTATTTGTAGATCGCACTTCCGTCGAAGTCTCGGACCAACTTGCCACTTTCCACATCCCACTGTTTGACATTCCCGCGCAGGTCTCCCGAAATCAGGTAGCGACCACTTGGATGAAATTTGACGTTGTAGACCTGGTGTTCGTGGCCTTCCAGCGTGCGGATCAGCTTCGCTGTGTCGACCGACCAGATCTTCACCAGGCGATCATTGCCCGCCGTCGCCACCAGCTTTCCGTCCGGACTGACGGAAACGCCCCGGACAAATCCCTTGTGAGCATCCACCAGGTGCTGAGGTTTAGGTGTCTTGGATTCCAGGTTCCACCAGGCGACTTTGCCTTCGTAGGCGCCCGTGATTAACAGAGGACTGGAACGATCCACGTCAAACCGTCTCACCCAACTGTTATGACCGAGCAGCTCCGTATTTTCTGCACTAACCAGATCCCAGCGATGAAAGGCCGATCCCTGTGCCCCCGCCAAAATGTAGTTTCCACTCGCATCAATCTTGCACGAATAAAGGGGGCGTGAATTCTGGTAAGCAGCCATCTCGCGAAACAGACTCGGATCAGCAGCCGGCTGCTTCCCCGCATACAGTTTCACGATCTCCTGGAATTCTTTTTCTTTCGCCTGAAGAAGACTGTGCTGTTTCTTGGCTTCTGCAACTTCTTTCTTGAGTTCTCCCAGTTGCTTCTGTTTTTCTTTCACAGACGCATCCCAGGTTTTAATCTCCGCTTCCCGACCTGCAATCTGCCGGGCCAGTGCGGCACTGTCGGCGAGTGGCTTGGGAGCGACCAGGGGATCTGCGTTTTTCAGCTGCTGCTGCTTCGCTTCCGCCTGTTTCACCTGCGTCAAAGCAGCCTGATCCAACTTGATTTGGGCTGCCGTTGTTTTGATCTGCTCCTGCAGTTGCTTTATCTCTCGATCAACGACCCCATATTTATCTGAGACTGCTTTAACCACCTGGAACTGCGCTGCGGACTGCGCCGCGGACTTATCGGCATCGAGTTTCGCAAACTTCAGCGCCTCAGGTAATGGGGTCGGTCCCTGCTCTGGAATCGGTTTGACAGCCATGATTGGCCCTGTTTCCGCAGCGGGCTTTTCCGGCGGCTTGTCGGCGGCATCCACCGTCAGCGGCACCGAGGTCATCGCCAGCAGCAGGCAACTGTTCCAGATTCGTTTCGCGTTGCGGGCACTCACGCCAGAATCTCCTTGATCGGTTCTGTTTTGGGATCCGCCTTGGCAATCGGTTGACCGTTGGGGTAGAACTCTTCCGTCGAATCCAGTCCCACAGCCTGGTAATACGTGTGGAACAGGTGACCGCCGTTGACTTCGCGGTCGATGACTTTGGTTCCCGTTTCATTTGTCTTACCGGAAACCGCGCCCCCTTTAATGCCTGCACCGCCCAGGGCAATCGACCAGGCCGATCCCCAGTGATCGCGGCCAATCCGTGAGTTGATTCGCGGTGTTCTGCCGAACTCGCACATGCAGATAATCAGCGTGTGCTCCAACAGGCCTCGGTCGTACAGGTCTGAAATAAATGTGGCAAAGGGTCGATCGAATTCGCCCAGCTGCTCAATATGGAAGTTGAAGTTTTCCGAGTGCGTGTCGTAGTTGGTATGCCCGACTTTGACAAACGTCACACCCTTTTCGACTAACTGGCGTGCCATCAGGCAGTGACGACCAAAGTCATGCTTACCGTAACGCTCGAGGTCTTTGTCGGAGAACTTGCTGAAATCAAAAATATCACTGCGCGACATCAGCGCGGCCGCCTGGTCGAACGACTCGTTATAGACCTCCGTATGCGCGGTCTTGCGTTTCTGTTCAAAACGCTGACTGACCTGGCTCCGCAGTTTGCGACGCAGCAGGTCTCGCTCTTCACTCAATGCGTCGTGACGTCCCAGGTTATTGGGAGCCCGTCCTCCGGAAAGAACCAGGGGCGCGTGTCGCGGTCCCAGGAAGGTCGATTCGGCCGATGAGCCTCCGGCTCCCACCGAGATGTAGCCCGGCAGTGGACTGTTCGGCGGTGCCAGGTGATGCGAGAAGGTTGAGCCCAGATAGGGAAACGCGAAACCAGGCTGTTCCTTCCGCCCGGTCTGCATGATGTAGGCCCCTTTACCGTGGTCGTTCTCTTTTGTATTGATCCCCCGCACCAGGGCCAGATGATGCATCTGCTGCGCCGTATAAGGCAGCAACTCACTGATATGCACGCCCGGTGCCGATGTCGGAATCGACAGAAACGGACCGCCGGTCTCGGTTCCCGGTTTGGGATCCCAGGTCTCCAGCTGGCTTACGCCTCCGGAGAGCCAGAACACGACAACCTGCTTCTGTTGCGCAGCCAGCTGTTTGGCTGCAGTTGCCTGAGTCATTCCCTGAAAACCCAGCATGCTCAAGGCACCGGCGGCCGTGCCTCCTAAAAAGGATCGCCGGCTGAGCGAATCGTGAGATCCACAGGCATAATTACATCGCATGGTCTCTCCTCCCCTGCTTTTGATGTTCTTGTTCGAACGTTGTTCCTCTGTTAGTGATTGAACCGGAATTCTGAAGACATCATCAATGCCCAGACGAGATCGATCACCATGTCATTCCGCGCCGCGCCGGTTTTCCCTGCCAGCAGTTCGGCGACTTCCTGAGTCTCAGTCGCATCGGGACGACGATTCAGGACACTCAAATACAGTTCCCCGGCAATCTGTTCCGGCTGATCCGCGGGGATCTTCAGAACTCGATCTGCCGTATTTCCATTGCGTGGCGAAAGGATTCCCTGAATCGATCCATTGTTGGACAGATACAGGATCTGATCGGCCGTTGTTTCAAAACCTTCCACCGGTTCACCGGGCAGGCCACCAAATAGCGACACAAACTGGCGTTCGTATCCAACCAGATTCTTCCGCAAGGCTGCTTCTGAAAGTTTATCCTTCAGGCTCTGCCGATACACTTCGGCCTGTCCCGTCGCTTCCAGCACGGACCGCGAAAATTGCTCTGGAGTCAGCGGCTTCAAAATCGCATGGGCAAACTGCGCGTCGGACAGTTCCTGATCGGACTTGCTTGCAAACAGTTCATTGCTACTTGATCGCTGATAGGTTTTGCTCAGTACCAGTTCCCGCAGATACCACTTCAGATCATATCCGCTGGCGATGAACTCATCCGTCAATAGTTCCAGCAGTTCGGGATGCGAAGGGGGATTATCGGAATGATCGGCGTCCAGCGGATGGACGATCCCCCGCCCCATCACCATGGCCCACAAACGATTGGCCATCGTGCGGGCAAAACGACGATTCTGCGATGAGGTCAACGCATCGCCCAGTTGGGCGCGTCGGCTGTACTTGGGAATCGGCCGCACATCTTTGGCCGGTTTGACATTATACTCTTCCCCTTTTTTGAAAGCGGGCTCGGCAACTTTGGGTCCATTAAACACAACCGGTAAGGTCGTCTCGGGACCTTTGGATGTTTTGTCGCGGACTTCGAAGACCGACTCGAATTTGACTTCACCTTCTGCCTTCTCGGCAAACACGGTCTGATTTTTCTTTTTATCGGTGAAAACAAAACTGCGGACCAGGAAGGCAGAGATGCCGTAATAATGATCCTGTTTCCATTCGGCGACATCCGGGTGATCGTGGCACTGGGCACACGTCAGATTAGCCCCGAGGAAAATACGGCTGATGTCGCGCGTGAGTTCATTCACATCACCATCGCGGGCCAGGTAAAACCGGGCCTCCGCCTGTTGTCCCTTCCCGGAACCATCGGCGGCCAGAATTTCCCGCACCAGTTGATCCAGGGGCTTGTTCTCCGCGACCGCATCCCGCAGGTACTCCTCCCACAAGGTCACGTTGATGTACTTCTTCCGCAGACGCTCCATCAGCATCACATCCAGTCGCTGCGAAATGTGCCGTGCGTACTCGGGAGTTTCCAGCAGTTGATCTACCAGGGCAGCCCGCTTGTCTGGATGGTTGTCATCCAGAAACGCACGCGTCTGTGTAACAGAGGGAATTCGTCCTGTCAGATCGAGATAGACCCGGCGCACAAATTCCCCATCACTGCAGACGGGGGAAGCGAGCTTCGCATAATCTTTGGTGCCGTTCTGAATCTGTTCATCAATCAGAGACGAGATTCGGCGGGCAACAGGTAACGTCGGTTTGCTGGCGACAAGCGGCTCATCAGCTTTGGTCGTAGAATTGGCACATACCAGGTGTGGAGCCAGGGTCGGGCATGAGAAAACGATCAGAAGCGAAACGTAAACGCGCATGTTTGGTCGAAACATGGGTCTCCTTTCTTCCGTCCTCTTCAAATTGTTTCAGACAGGGTCTCTGTCTGAGGCGGGACGCACGGAACTTCAGAACCGCACGTTGTAAGGAAGCTTAAACACATAGGTGGGTGTTTATTTATCGTCTATTGTGCAGGCAGGGCTTCAGTCCGTCAAGTACAAACCGCACATCTTACCGCTGTCCGGGTAAGAGAGAGAAAGGACTCTCAAGCTCAGGATTTTACGCAGTTTAACGATTAGAGGCCTCAGCAGTGACCGCTGCCCCCTGTTTTGTCAGCGGTGAAAGATCATAACATGCCGCCTCTTCACTGTTTCGAACAAACAGTCGCCCCCGCGCCAGTGCCGGATTATTCCAGGTCTGTCCTTCGATCGCCTGAAATTTTCCCCGCTGGACATACTTCTCCGGATTGGCCTCAACCAACTCGACACGTCCATCTTCGGCCAGAATGATCAGATACCCATCCACGAGCAGCAACTGCCCATAACCATAACGTCCCCGCTTCCACTGCCGTTTCCCCGTCTCCAGATTCAGGCAGGTTAATACGCCTTCATCCAGACCGTAGACATAGCCCTCCTGCTTCACCGCGGAATTGAACTTGAGCTTCAGGCTGAGGCTCTTCCATTCTTCTTTAACCTGCGCGGTCTTCTCACTGGACTTGCCGGGAGCGATTTCAATTCGGGCCGAACCCAGTCCGTAGCCGGCTCCCAGGAAGACCGAATTATCGTCGAGTGGAATCGGCTGGGCGGCATTGCAGCCCGCATGATTGGTCCACTCAAAGAACCAGAGCGATTGACCATCTGCGAGTGAGAACCCCTCCAGCCCTTTGGCATTGAAGATCAAAACCTGGGGCGTCCCGTTCAAAACCGCATACTGAGGAGAACTGTAACTCGGCTTGTGAGTTCCGCTCGACCAGACTTTCTCGCCGCTCAATTTATCAAAGGCGATGACAGCCTGATTTTTTTTGTTAGCTGCAGCAGGACTTACCCCCTGGTTTACAATCACCAGATCATCGTGAATCAAAGGCGAACCGGCCATGCCCCAGGTCAGGTTTTTCAGATCCCCTTCTTTTAGCAGGTCGTGCGACCAGACAGGCTTGCCTGTCGCTGCATCCAGACAATTCAGGATGCCTGTCCCTCCCATCGTATACAATCGCCCCTCTTCAAACACCGGTGTCGCCCGTGGTCCGACGCCTCCCAGTGTTTCAGAGAATCGAACCGGTTCACTCTGGGTCCAGATCTGTTTGCCGGTAGACACGTCATAACAGACGACCAGCTCTTCCTCGCCGCGCTGCTCCTGTGTGAAGACACGATCCCCAACCACACAGAATGATCCCCAGCCAGCCCCCACCGGATGTTTCCAGAGTAGCTTCGGTGGCTCAGACTCCCAGTCCGTACGGATCTGCTGATCGCGGGCAATCCCATCCCGCAAGGCGTTCCGGTAACCGGGCCAGTCTGCCTCAAGGGCAACTAATGTTTCAGCAGACTCTGACTTCTCGTCGGCACTGTTGTCAGCCTGTTCAAAATACTCTACGGCCCGCTGTTCTGCAGTCGGCATAAACCGGAATTGAAACCGGGGTACCATGTCCCCTTCAAAACTTTCCACGCGAAACACGGTAAAAAAGAGTACGAATGCCAGCACCGCGCCGAACAGACCTTTGAAACGCGTTTTCCAGGCAACGCCGGAAACGAACAGCCACCAGATCAACAGTCCGACAACCAGATTCCGAATTCCCTCGTAGACCGAGAAGACCTGGTAAGTACGATCCGGAGCCAGGCGAAACCACTGGATGACCATCGCAGCAATGCCGATCACCAGAACCGCCAGCCCCCACTTCCAGCGCAAACGACTCGCGGGACGTTCGGTTGTTTCAGCCGCTACCGCGGTCTCAGTGTCAGCAGGCTTGTACTCAGCAGAGTCGTTTTCCGGCTCTGCTGATTCCTCATTTTTTGAATAATCCGACATAAGATTTCACCACAGTTGCAGCAGGCTCCCAGTCTGATTTCACGACCTGGGCCAGCGGTGCGTACAAGGTTTTGACAGTGCGCGAGAAGGGGCTGAATTTCATCTTCCCTTCCAGCCAGACCAGCGGACCGGACAATAGAAAATAGAGCAGCAGGAATGCCATCAGGCACATCAGCGCCGCCCCGACCCGCTGACGAAGTGAGGGACGGGACAACTCATCCTCGGAGCTGACTGACGAATTGCTGACTGCTGCCTTCATCGGGCGATTCCGGTATGGGAACAGGGGACTCTGTGAGTGGTATTACCCCTCAACATCGCATTCTGTTTCAGAAATATTTGAGATCGAACGCACTTTATTTTTTGCGGAACGCCGGCAGTTGTTCGCCGGTTTCCCGGTGAAACTCATCCGGCCGTCGATTGCGTGGCAGACGATCGTAAGTCGCTTCCTGCCATTGATCGAGCTCGGCCCGCAGTTCCTGCTCCACCTTTTGATACTCCGGCTTTCCGGCCAGGTTATTCAGTTCATGCGGGTCCTTCTCTAAATCGTACAGTTCGATTTCCGGTCGGGGGACCACGAAGCAGCTGCGCTGATCTTCGGTCAGCTTGTTCTGATCGCGCAGTTCGCGCATGACCGTGTAGGTCGGACTCCGCACCGCGTCAGCTGGAGGCGTACCAGGGATATCGGGATAGAAGTTCCGAATATACTTATAGCGTCGTGAGCGGACTGCACGACCGAAATCTTCAAAATCGTGCCAGTTATGT includes these proteins:
- a CDS encoding DUF1501 domain-containing protein, with amino-acid sequence MRCNYACGSHDSLSRRSFLGGTAAGALSMLGFQGMTQATAAKQLAAQQKQVVVFWLSGGVSQLETWDPKPGTETGGPFLSIPTSAPGVHISELLPYTAQQMHHLALVRGINTKENDHGKGAYIMQTGRKEQPGFAFPYLGSTFSHHLAPPNSPLPGYISVGAGGSSAESTFLGPRHAPLVLSGGRAPNNLGRHDALSEERDLLRRKLRSQVSQRFEQKRKTAHTEVYNESFDQAAALMSRSDIFDFSKFSDKDLERYGKHDFGRHCLMARQLVEKGVTFVKVGHTNYDTHSENFNFHIEQLGEFDRPFATFISDLYDRGLLEHTLIICMCEFGRTPRINSRIGRDHWGSAWSIALGGAGIKGGAVSGKTNETGTKVIDREVNGGHLFHTYYQAVGLDSTEEFYPNGQPIAKADPKTEPIKEILA
- a CDS encoding DUF1549 domain-containing protein, with the translated sequence MFRPNMRVYVSLLIVFSCPTLAPHLVCANSTTKADEPLVASKPTLPVARRISSLIDEQIQNGTKDYAKLASPVCSDGEFVRRVYLDLTGRIPSVTQTRAFLDDNHPDKRAALVDQLLETPEYARHISQRLDVMLMERLRKKYINVTLWEEYLRDAVAENKPLDQLVREILAADGSGKGQQAEARFYLARDGDVNELTRDISRIFLGANLTCAQCHDHPDVAEWKQDHYYGISAFLVRSFVFTDKKKNQTVFAEKAEGEVKFESVFEVRDKTSKGPETTLPVVFNGPKVAEPAFKKGEEYNVKPAKDVRPIPKYSRRAQLGDALTSSQNRRFARTMANRLWAMVMGRGIVHPLDADHSDNPPSHPELLELLTDEFIASGYDLKWYLRELVLSKTYQRSSSNELFASKSDQELSDAQFAHAILKPLTPEQFSRSVLEATGQAEVYRQSLKDKLSEAALRKNLVGYERQFVSLFGGLPGEPVEGFETTADQILYLSNNGSIQGILSPRNGNTADRVLKIPADQPEQIAGELYLSVLNRRPDATETQEVAELLAGKTGAARNDMVIDLVWALMMSSEFRFNH
- a CDS encoding PQQ-binding-like beta-propeller repeat protein, with translation MSDYSKNEESAEPENDSAEYKPADTETAVAAETTERPASRLRWKWGLAVLVIGIAAMVIQWFRLAPDRTYQVFSVYEGIRNLVVGLLIWWLFVSGVAWKTRFKGLFGAVLAFVLFFTVFRVESFEGDMVPRFQFRFMPTAEQRAVEYFEQADNSADEKSESAETLVALEADWPGYRNALRDGIARDQQIRTDWESEPPKLLWKHPVGAGWGSFCVVGDRVFTQEQRGEEELVVCYDVSTGKQIWTQSEPVRFSETLGGVGPRATPVFEEGRLYTMGGTGILNCLDAATGKPVWSHDLLKEGDLKNLTWGMAGSPLIHDDLVIVNQGVSPAAANKKNQAVIAFDKLSGEKVWSSGTHKPSYSSPQYAVLNGTPQVLIFNAKGLEGFSLADGQSLWFFEWTNHAGCNAAQPIPLDDNSVFLGAGYGLGSARIEIAPGKSSEKTAQVKEEWKSLSLKLKFNSAVKQEGYVYGLDEGVLTCLNLETGKRQWKRGRYGYGQLLLVDGYLIILAEDGRVELVEANPEKYVQRGKFQAIEGQTWNNPALARGRLFVRNSEEAACYDLSPLTKQGAAVTAEASNR
- a CDS encoding SRPBCC family protein, which encodes MEITYHEEILAPIEIVFDFLNDDEKMKLWMEGLESTEYPEGKNDDDPVGTIFVQTIREGGHSQQYAGIVTEYDPPTLIGVQLQSNAFRVDVTYELTDRGRKTDLDYTCELVFASLFYRIIGVLFKGLTNRILKNQMKLLKQLSEQAAVRRSPPPEA
- a CDS encoding WD40 repeat domain-containing protein is translated as MSARNAKRIWNSCLLLAMTSVPLTVDAADKPPEKPAAETGPIMAVKPIPEQGPTPLPEALKFAKLDADKSAAQSAAQFQVVKAVSDKYGVVDREIKQLQEQIKTTAAQIKLDQAALTQVKQAEAKQQQLKNADPLVAPKPLADSAALARQIAGREAEIKTWDASVKEKQKQLGELKKEVAEAKKQHSLLQAKEKEFQEIVKLYAGKQPAADPSLFREMAAYQNSRPLYSCKIDASGNYILAGAQGSAFHRWDLVSAENTELLGHNSWVRRFDVDRSSPLLITGAYEGKVAWWNLESKTPKPQHLVDAHKGFVRGVSVSPDGKLVATAGNDRLVKIWSVDTAKLIRTLEGHEHQVYNVKFHPSGRYLISGDLRGNVKQWDVESGKLVRDFDGSAIYKYDPTFHGHIGGVRGMDISHDGKYFAISGIGEVSNAFAGIGVPTVILFDWETGKRLAVMTPSDNFKGTCWGVRFHPENDFIAAAGGNSSGMIWFWKLGEEKPFVSQKVKSVPYDLDFHPDGLRMCVACYDKTARLYNLGPKTPEELASEQKKKKK